Proteins encoded by one window of Nocardioides euryhalodurans:
- a CDS encoding GTPase, producing MTSLLEGARKLVTRGTDVGSRLEGLDAAAAAARGRVDDTVVDEAVAVVERASGRLKLSADHTVVALAGATGSGKSSTFNALNGLDLAAVGVRRPTTSWATACVWGTEGADELLDWLGIPERHRVVRDSMLDVGRQDRDLEGVVLLDLPDHDSTEVSHHLEVDRLVDLADLLVWVLDPQKYADAALHDRYLKPLAGHREVMLVVLNHLDTVPEAQREGMLSDVRRLLEADGLAGVPVLGVSARHGTGMEQLRAEIVSRVQAKKSTRTRIAADVRAAAERLDEATGRTKVDNLAAERVRALEDAFAEAAGVPTVVAAVEQSTRLRANRATGWPVTAWLSRLKPDPLKRLHLDLGKDGRQLTGQARTSVPEATQVQRARVDTEVRALADDASEGMARPWANAVRSASTSRLEELGDRLDAALGATDLRVARIPVWAGGVRVLQWLLILSALAGGVWLGVLAVMGYLQLPAPATPDWRGIPLPTLLLLGGVAVGVLLALVCRLLVGLTARRRARSADRRLRAAIATVSEELVVVPVQDELAAYGAVRSGLDRALR from the coding sequence ATGACGTCCTTGCTGGAGGGGGCCAGGAAGCTGGTCACCCGTGGGACCGACGTCGGCTCCCGTCTCGAGGGCCTCGACGCCGCGGCCGCGGCTGCGCGGGGCCGGGTGGACGACACCGTGGTCGACGAGGCCGTCGCCGTCGTCGAGCGCGCCTCCGGCCGGCTGAAGCTCTCCGCGGACCACACCGTGGTCGCCCTCGCCGGGGCCACCGGCTCCGGCAAGTCCTCCACCTTCAACGCGCTCAACGGGCTCGACCTCGCGGCGGTCGGCGTCAGGCGCCCGACCACGTCGTGGGCCACCGCCTGCGTGTGGGGGACCGAGGGTGCCGACGAGCTCCTCGACTGGCTCGGGATCCCCGAGCGCCACCGGGTGGTGCGTGACTCGATGCTCGACGTCGGTCGCCAGGACCGCGACCTCGAGGGTGTCGTGCTTCTCGACCTGCCCGACCACGACTCCACCGAGGTGTCCCACCACCTCGAGGTCGACCGGCTCGTCGACCTCGCCGACCTGCTGGTCTGGGTCCTCGACCCCCAGAAGTACGCCGACGCGGCCCTCCACGACCGCTACCTCAAGCCGCTCGCCGGCCATCGCGAGGTGATGCTGGTCGTGCTCAACCACCTCGACACGGTGCCCGAGGCGCAGCGCGAGGGGATGCTGTCCGACGTACGCCGGCTGCTCGAGGCCGACGGCCTGGCCGGGGTGCCGGTGCTCGGCGTGAGCGCCCGCCACGGCACCGGGATGGAGCAGCTCCGCGCCGAGATCGTCTCGCGGGTGCAGGCCAAGAAGTCCACGCGCACGCGGATCGCCGCCGACGTCCGGGCGGCCGCGGAGCGGCTCGACGAGGCGACCGGCCGCACGAAGGTCGACAACCTCGCCGCGGAGCGGGTGCGGGCCCTCGAGGACGCCTTCGCCGAGGCGGCCGGAGTGCCGACCGTGGTGGCGGCGGTGGAGCAGTCGACCCGGCTGCGCGCCAACCGCGCCACCGGCTGGCCCGTCACGGCCTGGCTCTCCCGGCTCAAGCCCGACCCCCTCAAGCGGCTCCACCTCGACCTCGGCAAGGACGGCAGGCAGCTCACCGGTCAGGCCCGGACCTCGGTCCCCGAGGCCACCCAGGTGCAGCGCGCCCGCGTCGACACCGAGGTGCGGGCGCTCGCCGACGACGCCTCCGAGGGGATGGCGCGCCCGTGGGCGAACGCGGTCCGGTCCGCCTCGACCTCCCGGCTGGAGGAGCTCGGCGACCGGCTCGACGCGGCCCTCGGGGCGACCGACCTCCGCGTGGCCCGGATCCCGGTCTGGGCGGGCGGGGTCCGCGTGCTCCAGTGGCTGCTCATCCTGTCGGCGCTGGCCGGTGGGGTGTGGCTGGGCGTGCTCGCGGTGATGGGCTACCTCCAGCTCCCGGCTCCGGCCACGCCGGACTGGCGGGGGATCCCGCTGCCGACCCTGCTCCTGCTCGGGGGCGTGGCCGTGGGTGTCCTGCTGGCCCTGGTCTGCCGGCTGCTGGTCGGGCTCACCGCGCGGCGGCGCGCCCGCAGTGCCGACCGGCGGCTCCGGGCTGCCATCGCCACGGTGTCCGAGGAGCTGGTGGTGGTGCCGGTGCAGGACGAGCTCGCCGCGTACGGCGCGGTCCGCAGCGGACTGGACCGCGCGCTGCGCTGA
- a CDS encoding single-stranded DNA-binding protein gives MNESMVTFQGWLGADVRSRQAGGATVTSFRVASTPRRLNRASGEWRDGPTQWYTVNAWRALGEHCAASLRRGDPVVVHGRLTQSTWVSTDGVEMTSLEVDASFVGHDLNRGTSEFSRAGGRAAAEVPAEPSAGSSAELDEQAPEPQDQVA, from the coding sequence ATGAACGAATCGATGGTGACCTTCCAGGGCTGGCTCGGGGCCGACGTCCGCAGCCGCCAGGCCGGGGGAGCGACGGTGACGTCCTTCCGGGTGGCGAGCACCCCGCGCCGGCTCAACCGCGCGAGCGGTGAGTGGCGTGACGGTCCGACGCAGTGGTACACGGTGAACGCCTGGCGCGCGCTCGGCGAGCACTGCGCGGCCTCGCTGCGGCGGGGCGACCCGGTCGTGGTGCACGGCCGGCTGACGCAGTCGACGTGGGTCAGCACCGACGGCGTCGAGATGACCTCCCTCGAGGTCGACGCCTCGTTCGTGGGCCACGACCTCAACCGGGGGACCAGCGAGTTCAGCCGGGCCGGTGGCCGGGCGGCCGCGGAGGTGCCGGCGGAGCCGTCCGCGGGGTCGTCGGCGGAGCTGGACGAGCAGGCCCCGGAGCCGCAGGACCAGGTGGCCTGA
- the ettA gene encoding energy-dependent translational throttle protein EttA, which translates to MAEYVFTLRNVRKAHGDKVVLDNVTLSFLHGAKIGVVGPNGTGKSTLLKIMAGLDHANNGDAILDPDATVGMLQQEPPLSEGRTVQENVEEAVAETKAKMARLDELYMMMGDPDADQDKVATEAGDLQSELDAANVWDLDSRLEQAMDALRCPPPEVLVDNLSGGERRRVALCKLLLQQPDLLLLDEPTNHLDAESVQWLEGHLASYPGAVLAVTHDRYFLDNVAQWILELDRGKTHPYEGNYSTYLETKKDRLKIEGQKDAKRAKMLEKELEWVRSNAKARQTKSRSRLARYEEMAAEADRMRKIDTSEINIPAGPRLGDVVLEAKGLTKGFEGRTLMHDLSFSLPRAGIVGVIGPNGVGKTTLFRMITDQEQPDGGELTVGKTVKISYVDQSRGGIDPNKNVWEVVSDGLDFIKVANFEMNSRAYVASFGFKGPDQQKKAGVLSGGERNRLNLALTLKMGGNMLLLDEPTNDLDVETLSSLEDAILDFPGCAVVTSHDRWFLDRVATHILAWEGDDEDDAKWFWFEGNFAAYEENKVERLGVEAARPHRVTHRRLTRD; encoded by the coding sequence ATGGCTGAGTATGTGTTCACCCTGCGCAACGTGCGGAAGGCCCACGGCGACAAGGTGGTCCTCGACAACGTCACCCTGTCGTTCCTCCACGGCGCGAAGATCGGCGTCGTCGGCCCCAACGGCACCGGCAAGTCCACCCTGCTGAAGATCATGGCGGGCCTCGACCACGCCAACAACGGCGACGCGATCCTCGACCCCGACGCGACCGTCGGCATGCTCCAGCAGGAGCCGCCGCTGTCCGAGGGCAGGACCGTCCAGGAGAACGTCGAGGAGGCCGTGGCCGAGACCAAGGCCAAGATGGCCCGGCTCGACGAGCTCTACATGATGATGGGGGACCCCGACGCCGACCAGGACAAGGTCGCGACCGAGGCCGGTGACCTGCAGAGCGAGCTCGACGCCGCCAACGTGTGGGACCTCGACAGCCGCCTCGAGCAGGCGATGGACGCGCTGCGCTGCCCCCCGCCCGAGGTGCTCGTCGACAACCTCTCCGGTGGCGAGCGGCGCCGGGTGGCGCTGTGCAAGCTGCTGCTGCAGCAGCCCGACCTGCTGCTCCTCGACGAGCCCACCAATCACCTCGATGCCGAGTCGGTCCAGTGGCTGGAGGGACACCTGGCGTCGTACCCCGGTGCGGTCCTGGCCGTCACCCACGACCGGTACTTCCTCGACAACGTCGCGCAGTGGATCCTCGAGCTCGACCGGGGCAAGACCCACCCCTACGAGGGCAACTACTCCACTTACCTCGAGACCAAGAAGGACCGGCTCAAGATCGAGGGCCAGAAGGACGCCAAGCGCGCGAAGATGCTCGAGAAGGAGCTGGAGTGGGTCCGCTCCAACGCCAAGGCCCGGCAGACCAAGAGCCGCTCGCGTCTCGCGCGCTACGAGGAGATGGCGGCCGAGGCCGACCGGATGCGCAAGATCGACACCTCCGAGATCAACATCCCGGCGGGCCCGCGGCTCGGTGACGTCGTGCTCGAGGCCAAGGGGCTGACCAAGGGCTTCGAGGGCCGGACGCTCATGCACGACCTGTCGTTCTCGCTGCCGCGTGCCGGCATCGTCGGCGTGATCGGCCCCAACGGCGTCGGCAAGACGACGCTGTTCCGGATGATCACCGACCAGGAGCAGCCTGACGGCGGCGAGCTCACCGTCGGCAAGACCGTCAAGATCTCCTACGTCGACCAGAGCCGTGGCGGCATCGACCCGAACAAGAACGTCTGGGAGGTCGTGTCCGACGGTCTCGACTTCATCAAGGTCGCCAACTTCGAGATGAACTCGCGCGCCTACGTCGCGTCGTTCGGCTTCAAGGGTCCCGACCAGCAGAAGAAGGCGGGGGTGTTGTCCGGTGGTGAGCGCAACCGCCTCAACCTCGCGCTGACGCTCAAGATGGGCGGCAACATGCTGCTGCTCGACGAGCCGACCAACGACCTGGACGTCGAGACCCTCTCGAGCCTCGAGGACGCGATCCTCGACTTCCCCGGCTGCGCCGTGGTCACCTCCCACGACCGGTGGTTCCTCGACCGTGTCGCGACCCACATCCTCGCGTGGGAGGGCGACGACGAGGACGACGCCAAGTGGTTCTGGTTCGAGGGCAACTTCGCGGCCTACGAGGAGAACAAGGTCGAGCGGCTCGGGGTCGAGGCGGCGCGTCCGCACCGCGTCACCCACCGCCGGCTCACGCGCGACTGA
- a CDS encoding MarR family winged helix-turn-helix transcriptional regulator, whose amino-acid sequence MDDSGVQWLDVDQQRDWRALVLGTTLLFDRLDSDLARRHGISLAEYEILVRLSEREGRCMRMAQLADSVAHSRSRVTHTVKRLEKAGLVERGKSPEDGRGIVCAMTDEGMDLLRAMAPTHVNGVRAHLVDLASEEDFRAVGRVMNAVADHLIAAHPEMEIRDGSEA is encoded by the coding sequence ATGGACGATTCGGGGGTTCAGTGGCTCGACGTCGACCAGCAGCGTGACTGGCGAGCCCTGGTGCTGGGGACGACGCTGCTCTTCGACCGGCTCGACAGCGACCTGGCACGACGCCACGGCATCTCGCTGGCGGAGTACGAGATCCTGGTCCGGCTGTCGGAGCGCGAGGGACGGTGCATGCGGATGGCGCAGCTCGCCGACTCCGTCGCCCACAGCCGCAGCCGGGTCACCCACACCGTCAAGCGGCTGGAGAAGGCCGGCCTCGTCGAGCGGGGGAAGTCGCCGGAGGACGGACGCGGCATCGTCTGCGCCATGACCGACGAGGGCATGGACCTGCTGCGGGCCATGGCGCCGACCCACGTGAACGGGGTGCGTGCCCACCTGGTCGACCTGGCCAGCGAGGAGGACTTCCGGGCGGTCGGGCGCGTCATGAACGCGGTCGCCGACCACCTCATCGCGGCCCACCCGGAGATGGAGATCCGCGACGGGTCGGAGGCCTGA
- a CDS encoding acetyl-CoA C-acetyltransferase, which yields MPEAVIVSAARTPIGRANKGSLTDLRPDDLAAGIVRTALDKVPALDPADVDDLYLGCGLPGGESGFNMGRVVNVINGMDQVPGATVTRYCASSVQTTRMAFHAIKAGEGDVFVSAGVETVSRFRKGTSDHWPDTQNPRFADALARTEKAAQGGGDPWHDPREDEQLPDIYVAMGQTAENVASLRGLSRQELDEFGVRSQNLAEKALADGFWQREITPVTTPDGTVVSADDGPRAGVTLDAVSGLKPVFRPDGVVTAGNCCALNDGAAAVVIMSDTKAAELGLTPLARIVSTGVSGLSPEIMGLGPVEATRRALAHAGMSIGDIDLVEINEAFAAQVVPSYQDLGIDLDRLNVNGGAIAVGHPFGMTGARLQNTMLNSLDWHDKSTGLITMCVGGGQGMALILERV from the coding sequence ATGCCCGAAGCCGTCATCGTGTCCGCTGCCCGCACCCCCATCGGCCGGGCCAACAAGGGTTCCCTCACGGACCTGCGGCCCGACGACCTGGCGGCAGGCATCGTCCGTACGGCGCTCGACAAGGTGCCGGCGCTCGACCCGGCGGACGTCGACGACCTCTACCTCGGGTGCGGCCTGCCCGGCGGTGAGTCCGGCTTCAACATGGGCCGCGTGGTCAACGTCATCAACGGCATGGACCAGGTGCCGGGCGCCACCGTCACGCGCTACTGCGCCTCGTCGGTGCAGACCACCCGGATGGCCTTCCACGCGATCAAGGCCGGGGAGGGCGACGTCTTCGTGTCCGCCGGGGTCGAGACCGTGTCGCGCTTCCGCAAGGGCACCTCCGACCACTGGCCCGACACCCAGAACCCCCGCTTCGCCGACGCCCTGGCGCGGACGGAGAAGGCGGCCCAGGGTGGTGGCGACCCCTGGCACGACCCGCGTGAGGACGAGCAGCTCCCCGACATCTACGTCGCGATGGGCCAGACGGCCGAGAACGTCGCCTCGCTTCGCGGGCTGAGCCGGCAAGAGCTCGACGAGTTCGGCGTACGTTCCCAGAACCTCGCCGAGAAGGCGCTCGCAGACGGCTTCTGGCAGCGCGAGATCACCCCCGTCACCACTCCCGACGGCACGGTCGTCAGCGCCGACGACGGGCCGCGGGCTGGTGTCACGCTCGACGCGGTCAGCGGGCTGAAGCCGGTCTTCCGGCCCGACGGCGTCGTCACCGCCGGCAACTGCTGCGCCCTCAACGACGGCGCCGCGGCCGTCGTCATCATGTCCGACACGAAGGCGGCCGAGCTCGGCCTCACCCCCCTGGCCCGCATCGTCTCCACCGGAGTGAGCGGGCTGTCTCCGGAGATCATGGGACTCGGCCCGGTCGAGGCGACCAGGCGGGCGCTCGCCCACGCCGGCATGAGCATCGGCGACATCGACCTGGTCGAGATCAACGAGGCCTTCGCGGCCCAGGTCGTGCCGTCCTACCAGGACCTCGGAATCGACCTGGACCGCCTCAACGTCAACGGCGGTGCCATCGCGGTCGGCCACCCCTTCGGCATGACCGGCGCCCGGCTCCAGAACACGATGCTCAACAGCCTGGACTGGCACGACAAGTCCACCGGGCTGATCACGATGTGTGTCGGCGGCGGGCAGGGCATGGCCCTGATCCTCGAGCGCGTGTGA
- a CDS encoding YciI family protein, whose protein sequence is MAEYLLYFNQQWVGDHTEEWFRGRAPLALGVVDEMKAAGVYVFAGGLEEGGPVHGVDPTGGEVVITDGPYAETKEWLGGFAVVDVPDEAAALTWAARIAEACGWPHEVRRFGSQPAIE, encoded by the coding sequence ATGGCCGAGTACCTCCTGTACTTCAACCAGCAGTGGGTGGGCGACCACACCGAGGAGTGGTTCCGCGGGCGCGCGCCGCTCGCACTCGGGGTCGTGGACGAGATGAAGGCGGCCGGCGTGTACGTCTTCGCCGGCGGGCTGGAGGAGGGCGGCCCGGTCCATGGCGTCGACCCCACCGGTGGCGAGGTGGTGATCACCGACGGACCGTACGCCGAGACCAAGGAGTGGCTGGGCGGGTTCGCCGTCGTGGACGTGCCCGACGAGGCGGCAGCGTTGACGTGGGCCGCCAGGATCGCCGAGGCATGTGGCTGGCCGCACGAGGTGCGCCGCTTCGGTTCGCAGCCCGCGATCGAGTGA
- a CDS encoding FG-GAP repeat domain-containing protein, with protein sequence MLVPSLALSVLVGLSHGLPARGASTGGSRVLPAGRPIQDFAAGPMGSATAREAELRSSRLRARPRVRGITLQVDPRREGLGAYSQTWGDSLVFDKNRDGNPDVLLSFHTRPWEIWLGNSRGGFTFDRYLSRTDRHQCATADFAGPDDARPDGRPDLYCVRGANNGTVSDKRNELLIQQPRGGFENVVSSWGARDPSGRGRAVSILDIRGNGRPSLFVGNLAPASHPSRDHIFVNRGKRFVERRTGGLPSVQNTRCSSTGDFDRDGRQDFLSCSYSLRLYENRTTRAGRVSYREVARDEVIPARRWQDAGLVHLNRDRWPDLVTVSNLALEVRLNRRQSPHFPQVDFSFPLSAGFSFCSGRANGDTATDLLVVQKLVSPDDRTQQRDWMLVNAGRGQRFRALPVPQPAMRRGRNGNGDTCSAIPGYRGNRAAWTISNGRSIPSPEEQRYRGYRQLVILTR encoded by the coding sequence GTGCTCGTACCCAGCCTTGCCCTCTCCGTGCTCGTCGGGCTCAGCCACGGACTCCCGGCGCGGGGTGCCTCGACGGGCGGAAGCCGGGTGCTGCCTGCGGGCAGGCCCATCCAGGACTTCGCCGCCGGGCCCATGGGTTCCGCGACGGCGCGCGAGGCCGAGCTGAGATCCTCCCGGTTGCGCGCCCGGCCGCGGGTGCGTGGCATCACCCTCCAGGTGGACCCCCGACGAGAGGGGTTGGGGGCGTACTCCCAGACGTGGGGTGACAGTCTCGTCTTCGACAAGAACCGCGACGGGAACCCGGACGTCCTCCTCTCGTTCCACACCCGGCCGTGGGAGATCTGGCTGGGGAACAGCCGCGGGGGGTTCACGTTCGACCGGTACCTGTCGCGGACCGACCGTCATCAGTGCGCGACGGCCGACTTCGCCGGGCCGGACGACGCACGCCCGGACGGGCGGCCCGACCTCTATTGCGTCCGCGGCGCCAACAACGGCACGGTCTCGGACAAGAGGAACGAGCTGCTGATCCAGCAGCCTCGCGGTGGCTTCGAGAACGTCGTGTCCTCGTGGGGGGCCCGAGATCCTTCAGGACGGGGACGAGCAGTCTCGATCCTCGACATCCGCGGCAATGGACGACCCAGCCTGTTCGTGGGCAACCTGGCGCCCGCTTCCCATCCGAGCAGGGACCACATCTTCGTCAACAGGGGCAAGCGGTTCGTGGAGAGGCGCACCGGTGGGCTGCCGTCGGTGCAGAACACACGCTGCTCGTCGACCGGGGACTTCGATCGCGACGGTCGCCAGGACTTCCTGTCCTGCTCCTACTCGCTGCGCCTGTACGAGAACCGCACGACCCGGGCCGGACGGGTGTCCTATCGAGAGGTGGCCCGGGACGAGGTCATTCCTGCACGGCGGTGGCAGGACGCCGGGCTCGTCCACCTGAACCGTGACCGATGGCCGGACCTCGTGACCGTCTCCAACCTCGCTCTGGAGGTACGCCTCAATCGTCGGCAGTCACCGCACTTCCCGCAGGTGGACTTCAGCTTCCCTCTGAGCGCGGGCTTCAGCTTCTGCAGCGGTCGCGCCAACGGCGACACCGCAACGGACCTGCTTGTCGTCCAGAAGCTGGTGTCGCCTGACGACAGGACCCAGCAGCGGGACTGGATGCTCGTCAACGCGGGCAGGGGCCAGCGCTTCCGGGCGCTGCCCGTGCCTCAGCCGGCGATGCGGAGGGGGCGCAACGGCAACGGTGACACCTGCAGCGCCATCCCGGGCTATCGCGGCAACCGGGCGGCGTGGACGATCAGCAACGGAAGGTCTATCCCCAGCCCCGAGGAGCAGCGCTACCGCGGCTACCGTCAGCTCGTCATCCTGACCCGTTAG
- a CDS encoding putative immunity protein, producing MILPKVRDPRFVTIRRGGTLTDADHHLLTLWAAACAEHVLPLFESARPDDPRPREAIEHARAWVRGEVPMMQARAAGGHAMGAARELRGAARHAAYAAGQAGAVAHVAAHELGAAAYAIKAARAAEGESEAAGRDECRWQRDQLPEEIRELVLDDQRLRNDLCWSVFDC from the coding sequence ATGATCCTGCCGAAGGTCCGCGACCCCCGGTTCGTCACGATCCGGCGCGGAGGCACCCTCACCGACGCCGACCACCATCTCCTCACGCTGTGGGCTGCCGCGTGCGCGGAGCACGTCCTGCCGTTGTTCGAGTCGGCGCGGCCCGACGACCCGCGACCGCGCGAGGCGATCGAGCACGCCCGCGCGTGGGTCCGTGGTGAGGTCCCGATGATGCAGGCCCGCGCCGCAGGCGGGCACGCCATGGGTGCGGCCAGGGAGCTGCGCGGTGCGGCCCGGCACGCTGCGTACGCCGCGGGTCAGGCCGGCGCCGTCGCGCACGTCGCGGCGCACGAGCTCGGGGCGGCTGCGTACGCGATCAAGGCCGCGCGGGCGGCGGAGGGGGAGTCCGAGGCGGCCGGTCGGGACGAGTGCCGGTGGCAGCGGGACCAGCTCCCCGAGGAGATCCGTGAGCTCGTCCTCGACGACCAGCGGTTGCGCAACGACCTCTGCTGGTCGGTCTTCGACTGCTGA
- a CDS encoding acyl-CoA thioesterase, with amino-acid sequence MRHRYECPMRWADLDLLGHVNNVVYVDYLQEARVDLLRHHGPAVQSGEGLVEGVVVVRHEVSYLAPLLFGRETVSIEVWVTEVRAASFTLAYEIFHEHDGARQVYARASTLLTPYVFATERPRRLSTAEREALEPYLEPGEPVRTRRHEPVRDELGHYPVHVRFSDVDVYGHTNNVKYFEYFQESRIRLFGRLWEGLGQDGGPPPVVVAQIDVDYAVPILLRPEPYDAWTRVAHLGSTSMTLEAEICDGDDVLSRARVVVVFVDPATGRPSAPAEGYRERLTAAVSAARTC; translated from the coding sequence GTGCGCCACCGCTACGAGTGCCCGATGCGCTGGGCCGACCTCGACCTGCTCGGCCACGTCAACAACGTGGTGTACGTCGACTACCTCCAGGAGGCGCGGGTCGACCTGCTGCGCCACCACGGGCCGGCGGTCCAGTCGGGGGAGGGTCTGGTGGAGGGGGTGGTGGTCGTCCGGCACGAGGTGTCGTACCTGGCTCCGCTGCTGTTCGGCCGGGAGACGGTCTCCATCGAGGTCTGGGTGACCGAGGTCAGGGCAGCGTCGTTCACGCTGGCCTACGAGATCTTCCACGAGCACGACGGCGCGCGACAGGTCTACGCCCGAGCCAGCACCCTGCTGACCCCGTACGTGTTCGCGACCGAGCGGCCCCGTCGGCTCTCGACCGCGGAGCGGGAGGCCCTGGAGCCGTACCTCGAGCCCGGCGAGCCGGTTCGGACGCGGCGCCACGAGCCGGTGCGCGACGAGCTCGGTCACTACCCCGTCCACGTCCGCTTCTCCGACGTCGACGTCTACGGTCACACCAACAACGTGAAGTACTTCGAGTACTTCCAGGAGTCGCGGATCCGGTTGTTCGGCCGGCTGTGGGAGGGGCTGGGCCAGGACGGTGGGCCGCCGCCGGTCGTGGTGGCCCAGATCGACGTCGACTACGCCGTGCCGATCCTGCTCCGTCCCGAGCCGTACGACGCCTGGACCCGCGTCGCCCACCTCGGGTCGACGTCCATGACGCTGGAGGCCGAGATCTGCGACGGGGACGACGTGCTGTCCCGGGCGCGGGTCGTCGTCGTGTTCGTGGATCCCGCCACCGGCCGTCCGTCCGCCCCGGCGGAGGGCTACCGGGAGCGGCTCACTGCGGCGGTGTCGGCTGCTCGAACGTGTTGA
- a CDS encoding globin — MTTFYEEIGGFETFRRIVHRFYEGVATDEVLRPLYPEEDLGPAEERFLLFLVQYWGGPTTYSDTRGHPRLRMRHAPFAVTPEAAQRWLVHFREGLDAVDLTPEQDARFWDYVTHAAQFMVNTFEQPTPPQ; from the coding sequence GTGACCACGTTCTACGAGGAGATCGGCGGGTTCGAGACGTTCCGGCGGATCGTCCACCGCTTCTACGAGGGCGTGGCCACCGACGAGGTGCTGCGCCCGCTCTACCCCGAGGAGGACCTCGGTCCGGCCGAGGAGCGCTTCCTGCTCTTCCTCGTCCAGTACTGGGGCGGGCCCACGACCTACTCGGACACCCGTGGGCACCCGCGCCTCCGGATGCGCCACGCGCCCTTCGCGGTGACCCCCGAGGCGGCGCAGCGCTGGCTGGTCCACTTCCGCGAGGGGCTCGACGCGGTCGACCTCACCCCGGAGCAGGACGCGCGGTTCTGGGACTACGTCACCCACGCAGCGCAGTTCATGGTCAACACGTTCGAGCAGCCGACACCGCCGCAGTGA
- a CDS encoding mechanosensitive ion channel family protein, with amino-acid sequence MLQIVTTDPCTDEEYVCNTVLDWTGNDQAAWAADLLVGTPLAIAGLLILFFVLRWVLGRLVDRLVARAESGALTARVGRLSLGAGKAKMPSPTELATATRRVQRAKAMGSLLKSVITGVLLAVIGTMVLAEIGVNVGPIIASAGIVGIALGFGAQSLVSDYLAGIFMVFEDQYGVGDEVDLGEASGTVEAVSLRVTRVRDVNGTVWYVRNGEIVRVGNMSQNWARSVIDVSVAYHEDLARVRRVLEDVAHDMWEDDDYRGVIIEEPSVWGVQELGVDGVVVRVALKTAPLEQWAVAREMRQRIKARFDHEGIEIPYPQRMVWHRGAPGEEQPADAASTAGEPTS; translated from the coding sequence ATGCTGCAGATAGTCACGACCGACCCGTGCACCGACGAGGAGTACGTCTGCAACACCGTCCTCGACTGGACGGGCAACGACCAGGCGGCCTGGGCCGCCGACCTGCTGGTCGGCACGCCGCTGGCCATCGCCGGCCTGCTCATCCTCTTCTTCGTGCTCCGCTGGGTTCTCGGCCGGCTGGTCGACCGGCTGGTCGCCCGGGCCGAGTCCGGGGCGCTGACCGCCCGCGTGGGCCGTCTCTCGCTCGGTGCCGGCAAGGCCAAGATGCCCTCCCCCACGGAGCTGGCGACCGCCACCCGCCGGGTCCAGCGCGCGAAGGCCATGGGCTCGCTGCTCAAGAGCGTCATCACCGGCGTCCTGCTCGCCGTGATCGGCACCATGGTGCTCGCCGAGATCGGCGTCAACGTCGGCCCGATCATCGCCAGCGCCGGCATCGTCGGCATCGCGCTGGGCTTCGGCGCCCAGAGCCTGGTCAGCGACTACCTCGCCGGCATCTTCATGGTCTTCGAGGACCAGTACGGCGTCGGCGACGAGGTCGACCTCGGCGAGGCGAGCGGCACCGTGGAGGCGGTCAGCCTCCGGGTGACGCGGGTGCGCGACGTCAACGGCACCGTCTGGTACGTCCGCAACGGCGAGATCGTCCGCGTCGGCAACATGTCCCAGAACTGGGCGCGCAGCGTCATCGACGTGTCCGTCGCCTACCACGAGGACCTCGCCCGGGTGCGCCGCGTGCTCGAGGACGTCGCCCACGACATGTGGGAGGACGACGACTATCGGGGCGTCATCATCGAGGAGCCCTCGGTCTGGGGCGTCCAGGAGCTCGGCGTCGACGGCGTGGTCGTCCGGGTGGCGCTCAAGACCGCCCCCCTCGAGCAGTGGGCCGTGGCGCGCGAGATGCGTCAGCGGATCAAGGCGCGCTTCGACCACGAGGGCATCGAGATCCCGTACCCGCAGCGCATGGTCTGGCACCGCGGTGCACCCGGCGAGGAGCAGCCGGCCGACGCCGCGTCGACCGCGGGCGAGCCGACCTCGTGA
- a CDS encoding DUF5130 family protein, with the protein MAAGELRSSDRHEIDTAIRAAEQASRYEFSVFVGKADGAPREFATRLHAASVAPDRSVLILVDPRARVIEVVTGADVRRTLDDQSVELAVLQMRSSFAEGDLVVGLVRGIAQLAEHARAPQTRHAH; encoded by the coding sequence GTGGCAGCTGGTGAGCTCCGGTCCTCGGACCGTCACGAGATCGACACCGCGATCCGGGCGGCGGAGCAGGCGAGCCGCTACGAGTTCTCGGTCTTCGTCGGGAAGGCCGACGGCGCACCCCGCGAGTTCGCCACCCGGCTCCACGCGGCCTCGGTCGCCCCGGACCGCAGCGTCCTGATCCTGGTCGACCCCCGCGCCCGCGTGATCGAGGTCGTCACCGGGGCCGACGTACGCCGCACCCTCGACGACCAGTCAGTCGAGCTGGCCGTGCTGCAGATGCGCAGCTCGTTCGCCGAGGGCGACCTCGTCGTCGGCCTGGTCCGCGGGATCGCCCAGCTCGCCGAGCACGCGCGCGCCCCGCAGACCCGCCACGCCCACTGA